A window of the Eretmochelys imbricata isolate rEreImb1 chromosome 7, rEreImb1.hap1, whole genome shotgun sequence genome harbors these coding sequences:
- the LOC144267772 gene encoding actin, cytoplasmic-like, translated as MSQRKKPKSHGSASHGSSARDLTSEKYKDYCAVVIDTGTGYTKSGLAGDEKPRSVLPSCVGVPKIRTKNSPLYYIGESIPRRSSEVITNMVMTHGVVTDWDALEMLWHHIFYTELSVCPEELAVLVTDAPLSPTTNREKMAELLFESFEVPAMLVAYQSLLSVYSYGRINGLVIGSGYGTSYTAPVYDGYILPHATYRLDVAGSRLTHYLAKLMGECGNPFQEEELELVCKIKEQCCYIPEDFQAELNGDEKKYLMDFTLPDNQVISIGSERFRCPEALFTPSVLGFPEVGIHIHAMNSIRKCKPERQAELLANMLLAGGTTMLRGFSERIKKELLRMETVGKGQVGILASPHRSYSAWLGGSIMASLNAFQNIWISRLAYNEKGPFVVHRHCF; from the coding sequence ATGAGCCAGCGGAAGAAGCCTAAGAGTCACGGTTCTGCCAGCCATGGGTCTAGTGCCAGGGACCTCACCTCAGAGAAATACAAGGACTACTGTGCTGTGGTAATAGATACTGGCACCGGCTACACCAAGagtgggctggctggggacgagaaACCACGGTCCGTCCTTCCGAGCTGTGTAGGGGTGCCCAAGATCAGGACCAAGAACAGCCCCCTTTATTATATTGGGGAAAGCATCCCACGCAGGAGCTCGGAGGTGATCACGAACATGGTGATGACCCATGGTGTGGTGACTGACTGGGACGCCCTGGAGATGCTATGGCACCACATCTTCTACACAGAGCTCAGTGTGTGCCCCGAGGAGCTGGCCGTGCTGGTCACAGacgcccccctctccccaaccACCAACCGGGAGAAGATGGCTGAGTTGCTGTTCGAGAGCTTTGAGGTGCCGGCGATGCTTGTGGCCTACCAGTCCCTGCTCTCGGTATATTCCTACGGGCGTATCAATGGGCTAGTGATTGGCTCTGGCTACGGGACCTCATACACTGCCCCTGTCTACGACGGCTACATCCTACCCCATGCCACCTACCGTCTGGACGTAGCAGGCAGCAGGCTGACGCATTACCTAGCCAAGCTGATGGGGGAGTGCGGGAACCCCttccaggaggaggagctggagctggtgTGCAAGATCAAGGAGCAGTGCTGCTACATCCCTGAGGACTTCCAGGCTGAACTGAATGGGGATGAAAAGAAATACCTCATGGACTTCACCCTTCCCGACAATCAGGTCATCTCCATCGGCAGCGAGCGCTTCCGCTGCCCTGAGGCGCTTTTTACCCCCTCGGTCTTGGGCTTCCCTGAGGTAGGCATTCACATCCATGCCATGAATAGCATCAGGAAGTGCAAGCCGGAGCGCcaggcagagctgctggccaaCATGCTGCTGGCTGGGGGAACCACCATGCTCCGCGGCTTCTCCGAGAGGATCAAGAAGGAGCTGCTCAGGATGGAGACGGTGGGCAAGGGGCAAGTGGGCATCCTGGCTTCCCCCCACCGCAGCTATTCAGCATGGCTGGGCGGCTCCATCATGGCGTCACTCAACGCCTTCCAGAACATCTGGATCAGCCGCCTGGCCTACAATGAGAAAGGACCCTTCGTAGTCCACCGGCACTGCTTCTGA